The Lysobacter gummosus genome includes a region encoding these proteins:
- a CDS encoding ATP-binding protein, with the protein MSDTVKGVRMRYARLFGAVAAIAVCAAVMAGAAAGLIARDAESAGLFGIVGDGPRMMVIGAGLSLLAAVAYLILGPLRRLYAHEREQAAWREFTEDALRAVPDGLFLIDSNFIIRDPVSPALLQVLQRKLWPGMDLIEVLRPMLADDTLEATRGYLKLLFAERARDRRIAARNPLAEVVFAGPPSRQAQVGFRFERVERDGAAQYLLVSVSDIGERLRLGKELAGAKLRLRAQLEGLVRALGHDSARIHACLNHGDAAVERMRVRLQRLCMAADMDERLASYRALIADAQLLKSEAGEIDLDLIETPAHCFELDLVELSHRPEFGHEDARRLGAEVEYLGERIGTMRELLVQIDGRAAAAPLSAAVVASELAPLSVEPTQAAVTGPAFAQAAPATAPQAAMATLAQASIDTATARASDELAAAGSAQPPASASASASHAGSHHDPAHGRLTGQISIGGSAAAIAGGPERAAAFLERMQSRIPARVSGSEPPQPPQSASPAPSPQPPLVRSGLPTRPVQTAQPGQPPQLSPTPAAASPKIESQPPLVLGSSPSLPLTNPLAASGGAAEVGARTPANHASALPYASRTAPAQALAETYVGITPAATPSTGTSPSEPADPPMPAAAITNASSKAVVETTSNATDANASTATTPSFASHDIDAATQADIELTIDPDSTPAEPTADDLVRTTASTAFDNGAEEAFALVPLLALSGGDTVLSPSKAAFADWAAHARQLAGQQSKSVRVEAVLDLFEQLPEPAIAVLRDVGKELVANAVTHGIESMSMRRRVGKDPVGVVRLVLSREESAWQFVVRDDGRGINLVRLRAALLREGRYRIDAVSRMSERDAILKIFEPGVTTAASSEGDSGLGMGLPAVMERIRGLGARMALATVAGKSTELRMRWTQR; encoded by the coding sequence ATGTCCGATACGGTGAAAGGCGTCCGCATGCGGTATGCACGGTTGTTCGGCGCGGTCGCCGCGATCGCGGTCTGCGCCGCGGTGATGGCCGGGGCGGCGGCGGGCTTGATCGCGAGGGACGCGGAAAGCGCCGGGCTGTTCGGGATCGTCGGCGACGGCCCGCGGATGATGGTGATCGGCGCCGGACTGTCGCTGCTGGCGGCGGTGGCGTATCTGATTCTGGGACCGCTGCGGCGCCTGTACGCGCACGAGCGCGAGCAGGCGGCGTGGCGCGAGTTCACCGAGGACGCGTTGCGCGCGGTGCCGGACGGGCTGTTCCTGATCGATTCGAACTTCATCATCCGCGATCCGGTCTCGCCGGCGTTGCTGCAGGTGCTGCAGCGCAAGCTGTGGCCGGGCATGGACCTGATCGAAGTGCTGCGGCCGATGCTCGCCGACGATACCCTGGAGGCGACGCGCGGCTACCTCAAGCTGTTGTTCGCCGAACGCGCGCGCGATCGCCGCATCGCCGCGCGCAACCCGCTGGCCGAGGTGGTCTTCGCCGGGCCGCCTTCGCGGCAGGCGCAGGTGGGGTTCCGCTTCGAGCGGGTCGAGCGCGATGGCGCGGCGCAGTATCTGCTGGTGAGCGTCAGCGACATCGGCGAGCGCCTGCGCCTGGGCAAGGAACTGGCCGGCGCCAAACTGCGCCTGCGCGCGCAACTCGAAGGCCTGGTGCGCGCCTTGGGCCACGACAGCGCGCGCATTCACGCCTGCCTGAATCACGGCGACGCGGCCGTGGAGCGCATGCGCGTGCGGTTGCAGCGTCTGTGCATGGCCGCGGACATGGACGAGCGGTTAGCCTCGTATCGCGCGCTGATCGCCGATGCGCAATTGCTCAAGAGCGAGGCCGGCGAGATCGATCTGGACCTGATCGAAACGCCGGCGCATTGCTTCGAGCTGGATCTGGTCGAGCTGAGCCATCGGCCCGAGTTCGGCCATGAGGATGCGCGCCGGCTCGGCGCGGAGGTGGAGTATCTGGGCGAGCGCATCGGCACGATGCGCGAGTTGCTGGTCCAGATCGACGGCAGGGCGGCGGCTGCGCCGCTGTCGGCGGCCGTGGTTGCGAGCGAGCTTGCGCCATTGTCGGTCGAGCCGACGCAGGCAGCGGTGACCGGACCGGCCTTCGCGCAAGCGGCGCCGGCGACCGCGCCGCAAGCCGCCATGGCGACGCTCGCGCAGGCGTCGATCGATACGGCGACCGCACGCGCATCCGATGAGTTGGCCGCCGCCGGCTCCGCGCAGCCTCCGGCATCGGCATCTGCGTCGGCATCCCACGCCGGATCGCACCACGACCCGGCTCATGGCCGACTCACGGGCCAGATCTCGATCGGCGGCAGCGCGGCGGCCATCGCGGGCGGCCCGGAGCGCGCGGCGGCGTTTCTTGAGCGCATGCAGTCGCGTATCCCCGCGCGGGTGAGCGGCTCCGAGCCGCCGCAGCCGCCGCAGTCGGCATCGCCCGCGCCATCGCCGCAACCGCCGCTTGTGCGCTCAGGCTTGCCCACGCGGCCGGTGCAGACCGCGCAACCCGGGCAGCCGCCGCAACTGTCGCCAACGCCCGCGGCAGCGTCGCCGAAGATCGAATCGCAGCCGCCTCTCGTTCTGGGATCCAGTCCGTCGCTGCCGTTGACGAACCCGCTCGCCGCGTCCGGTGGAGCGGCCGAAGTCGGCGCGCGGACACCTGCGAACCATGCTTCGGCTCTGCCTTACGCATCGCGAACCGCACCGGCACAGGCGCTCGCGGAAACCTACGTCGGAATTACTCCGGCAGCCACGCCGTCCACCGGGACGTCGCCCTCGGAACCCGCCGACCCGCCCATGCCCGCCGCTGCGATAACCAATGCGTCGAGCAAAGCCGTCGTCGAAACAACGAGCAACGCGACGGACGCCAACGCTTCGACTGCGACGACTCCGTCATTCGCCAGCCACGATATCGACGCAGCGACGCAAGCCGACATCGAGCTGACCATCGATCCCGACTCCACGCCGGCGGAGCCGACCGCGGACGATCTAGTCAGGACCACCGCCTCCACCGCCTTCGACAACGGCGCCGAAGAAGCCTTCGCACTGGTGCCGCTGCTGGCGTTGTCCGGCGGCGACACGGTGCTGTCGCCGTCGAAGGCGGCATTCGCCGATTGGGCCGCGCACGCACGGCAACTGGCCGGGCAGCAGAGCAAGTCGGTGCGGGTCGAGGCGGTGCTGGATCTGTTCGAACAATTGCCCGAGCCGGCGATCGCGGTCCTGCGCGATGTCGGCAAGGAACTGGTCGCCAATGCGGTCACGCACGGGATCGAATCGATGTCGATGCGTCGCCGGGTCGGCAAGGACCCGGTCGGCGTGGTGCGGCTGGTGCTGAGCCGCGAGGAATCGGCGTGGCAGTTCGTCGTGCGCGACGACGGCCGCGGCATCAACCTGGTGCGCCTGCGCGCGGCGCTGCTGCGCGAGGGCCGCTATCGCATCGACGCGGTCAGCCGCATGAGCGAGCGCGACGCGATCCTGAAAATCTTCGAGCCCGGCGTGACCACCGCCGCCAGCAGCGAAGGCGACAGCGGCCTGGGCATGGGCCTGCCGGCGGTGATGGAGCGCATCCGCGGCCTGGGCGCGCGCATGGCGCTGGCGACGGTGGCGGGAAAATCGACCGAGTTGCGGATGCGCTGGACGCAGCGGTGA
- a CDS encoding chemotaxis protein CheX, with product MSDLNETEIKVFIDAVTNYFNQLTQEAAVVRGAFLDDNSGTVPVYDYSGQIAISGQFRGTITVSAPRAMIRHLLLALNESDQSDANLRDTVGELANTLAGNARKHFGGEMEISVPKTAAGAIGHSGSRKRPYVIMVSWKTYSASLVVDIERLD from the coding sequence ATGAGCGACCTCAACGAAACCGAAATCAAGGTCTTCATCGACGCGGTGACGAACTATTTCAACCAACTCACCCAGGAGGCCGCGGTGGTGCGCGGCGCGTTCCTCGACGACAACAGCGGGACCGTGCCGGTATACGACTACAGCGGCCAGATCGCGATCAGCGGACAGTTCCGCGGCACCATCACGGTATCGGCGCCGCGCGCGATGATCCGCCACCTGTTGCTGGCGCTCAACGAAAGCGATCAGTCCGACGCCAACCTGCGCGACACCGTCGGCGAGTTGGCCAACACCCTGGCCGGCAACGCGCGCAAGCACTTCGGCGGCGAGATGGAGATTTCCGTGCCCAAGACCGCGGCCGGCGCGATCGGCCACTCCGGATCGCGCAAGCGGCCGTACGTGATCATGGTGAGTTGGAAAACCTATAGCGCCTCGCTGGTGGTCGATATCGAACGCCTGGACTGA
- a CDS encoding response regulator, which translates to MMKLLIVDDSNVIRQRIARLAGDTRLPGLEIVAQAHNGAEALNMFVRYRPDVVTMDLTMPEIGGVECTEQMVAIDDNVNILVVSALSDKTTAISALKKGARGFLYKPFTDDQLVGALLEMLP; encoded by the coding sequence ATGATGAAGCTTTTGATCGTCGACGATTCCAATGTGATCCGCCAGCGCATCGCGCGTCTGGCCGGCGATACCCGCTTGCCCGGATTGGAGATCGTCGCCCAGGCGCACAACGGCGCGGAGGCCTTGAACATGTTCGTGCGCTATCGCCCGGACGTGGTGACGATGGATCTGACCATGCCGGAAATCGGCGGCGTGGAATGCACCGAGCAGATGGTCGCCATCGACGACAACGTGAACATCCTGGTCGTGTCGGCGCTCAGCGACAAGACCACCGCGATCAGCGCGCTCAAGAAAGGCGCGCGCGGATTTCTCTACAAACCGTTCACCGACGACCAACTGGTCGGGGCCTTACTGGAGATGCTGCCGTAA
- a CDS encoding ATP-binding protein — MQQAKSSSFWKRYYILIVAVSLFLLISGALIAASLLLSGQIAQGTQARDLSGAARSASQIVLRSMLEMDQDIKNGKPVSADLRETLRKRSEQVSNTIKLFRTGGRLPGDSSAVAFDIALASPEMIQTDAQLAKLWGPYETRITAVLAGPSPDPAELASAIQYGRASNSELFELFNKLVAGSQAITEQANRRLTQAQTIGAALIMLNFLFTALVAFRRLLAGDRAVTQSRKQTDDILATVKEGLFLVTGDFTVGQQMSHSLPQIMQRKVEPGMNLIEVLRPMVAAQTLEATRDYLGLLFGKRVKENLVASLNPLSEVPVAGGSDGRGQPQSRYLNFQFNRVQESEDTVYLLVTVSDATERVRLTQEIAAAKTRTREEMEGLLRVLSRESSEVRLFLHRIGVVLERVNDDLRQAAARRTGTDYGELVNAIFRDVHSLKSEAAALGLEMIEALAHTFEADLIGLRDRGSIEGADMVKMTVHLDDMFECVATIRDFLDRIGGGRDAGAAKSAASPSQRAVEGWNTLAERIAREQGKQVQLDMQLQAFDRVPGEALNALRTIGLQLLRNAVVHGIETMDERRAASKPPAGMVSFRSEDLGTRQIELVVRDDGRGIDARRVREALAATGLYSAERLSALSDRDVIMKIFEPGVSTASQNSDRDAGHGVGMDLVMKQVRAMSGTISMATKVGAYTEFRIRLPVAEIKPAADAAPAGAQADPGEFQLTF; from the coding sequence ATGCAACAGGCCAAGAGCAGCAGCTTCTGGAAGCGCTATTACATTCTGATCGTGGCGGTGAGCCTGTTCCTGCTCATCTCCGGCGCGTTGATCGCCGCCAGCCTTCTGCTGTCGGGACAGATCGCGCAAGGCACCCAGGCCCGCGACTTGAGCGGCGCGGCGCGAAGCGCTTCGCAGATCGTGCTGCGTTCGATGCTGGAAATGGATCAGGACATCAAGAACGGCAAGCCGGTTTCGGCCGATCTGCGCGAAACCTTGCGCAAGCGCTCGGAGCAGGTCAGCAACACGATCAAGCTGTTCCGCACCGGCGGCCGCTTGCCGGGCGACAGCAGCGCGGTGGCCTTCGACATCGCCCTGGCTTCGCCGGAGATGATCCAGACCGACGCCCAGCTCGCCAAGCTGTGGGGCCCGTACGAAACGCGGATCACGGCGGTGTTGGCCGGGCCGAGTCCGGACCCGGCCGAACTGGCCTCGGCGATTCAATACGGCCGCGCCAGCAACAGCGAGCTGTTCGAACTGTTCAACAAGCTGGTCGCCGGTTCCCAGGCGATCACCGAACAGGCCAACCGCCGCCTGACCCAGGCGCAGACCATCGGCGCTGCCCTGATCATGCTGAACTTCCTGTTCACCGCGCTGGTCGCGTTCCGCCGCCTGCTGGCCGGCGACCGCGCCGTCACCCAGTCGCGCAAGCAGACCGACGACATCCTGGCGACGGTGAAGGAAGGCCTGTTCCTGGTGACCGGCGACTTCACCGTCGGTCAGCAGATGTCGCACTCGCTGCCGCAGATCATGCAGCGCAAGGTCGAGCCGGGCATGAACCTGATCGAAGTGCTGCGGCCGATGGTCGCGGCGCAGACGCTGGAGGCCACGCGCGACTATCTGGGTTTGCTGTTCGGCAAACGGGTGAAGGAAAACCTCGTCGCCAGCCTCAACCCGCTGTCGGAAGTGCCGGTGGCCGGCGGCAGCGACGGACGCGGCCAGCCGCAGTCGCGCTACCTCAACTTCCAGTTCAACCGCGTGCAGGAAAGCGAGGACACGGTCTACCTGCTGGTGACGGTGTCGGATGCGACCGAGCGCGTGCGCCTGACGCAGGAAATCGCCGCCGCCAAGACCCGCACCCGCGAGGAAATGGAAGGCCTGCTGCGCGTGCTCAGCCGCGAGTCGAGCGAGGTGCGCCTGTTCCTGCATCGCATCGGCGTGGTGCTCGAACGCGTCAACGACGATCTGCGCCAGGCCGCCGCGCGCCGCACCGGCACCGACTACGGCGAATTGGTCAACGCGATCTTCCGCGACGTGCATTCGCTCAAGAGCGAAGCGGCGGCGCTGGGCCTGGAGATGATCGAGGCGCTGGCGCATACCTTCGAAGCCGATCTGATCGGGCTGCGCGATCGCGGCAGCATCGAGGGCGCCGACATGGTCAAGATGACCGTGCATCTGGACGACATGTTCGAATGCGTCGCCACCATCCGCGATTTCCTCGACCGCATCGGCGGCGGCCGCGACGCGGGCGCGGCCAAGAGCGCGGCCTCGCCGTCGCAGCGCGCGGTCGAAGGCTGGAACACCCTGGCCGAACGCATCGCCCGCGAGCAGGGCAAGCAGGTCCAGTTGGACATGCAGTTGCAGGCCTTCGACCGCGTGCCCGGCGAAGCCTTGAACGCCTTGCGCACGATCGGCCTGCAACTGCTGCGCAACGCGGTGGTGCACGGCATCGAGACCATGGACGAACGCCGCGCGGCGTCGAAACCGCCGGCCGGCATGGTCAGCTTCCGCAGCGAGGACCTGGGCACGCGCCAGATCGAACTGGTGGTGCGCGACGACGGCCGCGGCATCGACGCCCGGCGCGTGCGCGAGGCGCTGGCGGCAACCGGGCTGTACTCGGCCGAGCGGCTTTCGGCGCTGAGCGACCGCGACGTGATCATGAAAATCTTCGAGCCGGGCGTGTCCACCGCCAGCCAGAACAGCGACCGCGATGCCGGCCACGGCGTCGGCATGGATCTGGTGATGAAGCAGGTGCGGGCGATGTCGGGAACGATCTCGATGGCGACCAAGGTCGGCGCCTACACCGAGTTCCGCATCCGCCTGCCGGTCGCGGAGATCAAGCCGGCGGCCGACGCGGCGCCGGCCGGCGCGCAAGCCGATCCTGGCGAGTTCCAACTCACTTTCTGA
- a CDS encoding OprO/OprP family phosphate-selective porin, whose protein sequence is MRINTALAGAMSLAFAATAQAETADYSLLGDWPVKLTTDSGLELGLKGNANYDYNEFGDDRLPSGADRFVDDDAWRRQELSAFVRKPGVFDIAAGYDFKSKLWLDNFLRLSSKVGGDLRIGQFKTPVGYEESAVGSNASTFMERALPVGLMYEGRRLGVDWTYDKLPGWYINAALMSGGDLQGNNDGRTLAARVVFNPIKTDADVIHLGLSASNEKRDDDQARARVRPEAALTDVRLVDSGALGHVEAINRQGLEAIWRHGPLLVQSEYLRMGVDRYGQPDYSTDGYYIAGSWVLTGEARPYKNSGFGNLKPSRAFGAVEVAVRYSQVDLDDRGVALGGRQRDWTLGANWYIGQHFKLQANYIWADSKRRGLQLDPDIAQLRMQIYF, encoded by the coding sequence ATGCGGATCAACACTGCGCTCGCCGGCGCGATGTCCTTGGCGTTCGCCGCGACGGCTCAGGCGGAAACTGCGGACTACAGCCTGCTGGGCGATTGGCCGGTCAAGCTGACCACCGATTCCGGACTGGAACTCGGGCTCAAGGGCAATGCGAATTACGACTACAACGAATTCGGCGACGACCGCTTGCCGTCCGGGGCCGATCGCTTCGTCGATGACGACGCCTGGCGCCGGCAGGAACTCAGCGCCTTCGTGCGCAAGCCCGGCGTATTCGACATCGCGGCCGGCTACGACTTCAAAAGCAAACTGTGGCTCGACAACTTCCTGCGCCTGTCGAGCAAGGTCGGCGGCGATCTGCGCATCGGCCAGTTCAAGACCCCGGTCGGCTACGAGGAAAGCGCGGTCGGCTCCAATGCCTCGACCTTCATGGAACGCGCGCTGCCGGTCGGCCTGATGTACGAAGGTCGCCGGCTCGGTGTGGACTGGACCTACGACAAACTTCCGGGCTGGTACATCAACGCCGCGCTGATGAGCGGCGGAGACCTGCAAGGCAACAACGACGGCCGCACGCTCGCCGCGCGCGTGGTGTTCAATCCGATCAAGACCGACGCCGACGTGATCCACCTGGGCCTGTCGGCCTCCAACGAAAAGCGCGACGACGACCAGGCGCGAGCGCGGGTGCGGCCCGAGGCCGCCCTGACCGACGTGCGCCTGGTCGATTCGGGCGCGCTCGGCCATGTCGAGGCGATCAATCGCCAGGGCCTGGAAGCGATCTGGCGCCACGGCCCCTTGCTGGTGCAGAGCGAATACCTGCGCATGGGCGTGGACCGTTACGGCCAGCCCGACTACAGCACCGATGGTTATTACATCGCAGGTTCGTGGGTGTTGACCGGCGAGGCGCGCCCGTACAAGAACTCGGGCTTCGGCAACCTCAAGCCCAGTCGCGCGTTCGGCGCGGTGGAAGTGGCCGTGCGCTATTCGCAGGTCGATCTCGACGATCGCGGCGTCGCGCTCGGCGGACGCCAGCGCGACTGGACGCTCGGCGCGAACTGGTACATCGGCCAGCACTTCAAGTTGCAGGCGAACTACATCTGGGCCGACAGCAAGCGCCGCGGCCTGCAGCTGGACCCGGACATCGCGCAGTTGCGCATGCAGATCTATTTCTAG
- a CDS encoding acyltransferase family protein: MSAPPASVKRYASVDALRGLTVAAMLLVNDPGDWDHVYAPLLHSAWNGFTPTDLVFPMFLFIVGVSIALAMMPRRDSGVPAADLLRPALWRALRIVGLGLLLHTISMWVTGHEHLRLPGVLQRIGLCFAAAAVLALYVPARAQWIALLALLAGYAALLAAGGSYEPFINIASRIDSALFGVHVYQIDPVSGRGHDPEGLVSALGALATTLLGLRAGDWLRRGQLRALLVAGGVCLAAGWVLSHAQPINKNLWTPAYVLWAGGWSCWILALFHRLIDRAGWPPIGRAFGVNAIAAYGGSALMLYALIGLGWLEPVYRHGFADWMTPRFGPYLPSLAFALAFVALWWAVVKLLDARRIYFKI; this comes from the coding sequence GTGTCCGCGCCGCCCGCGTCCGTCAAACGCTATGCCTCGGTCGATGCGCTGCGCGGATTGACCGTCGCGGCGATGCTGCTGGTCAACGATCCGGGCGACTGGGACCACGTCTACGCGCCGCTGCTGCACTCGGCCTGGAACGGATTCACTCCGACCGATCTGGTCTTTCCGATGTTCTTGTTCATCGTCGGCGTGTCGATCGCGCTGGCGATGATGCCGCGCCGCGACAGCGGCGTGCCCGCCGCCGACCTGCTGCGCCCGGCGCTGTGGCGCGCGCTGCGCATCGTCGGCCTGGGCCTGCTGCTGCACACCATCTCGATGTGGGTCACCGGCCACGAGCACCTGCGCCTGCCCGGTGTGCTGCAACGCATCGGCCTGTGCTTCGCCGCCGCGGCCGTGCTGGCGTTGTATGTGCCGGCGCGCGCGCAATGGATCGCCTTGTTGGCGTTGCTGGCCGGCTACGCCGCGCTGCTCGCCGCCGGCGGCAGCTACGAGCCGTTCATCAACATCGCCAGCCGCATCGACAGCGCGCTGTTCGGAGTACACGTCTATCAGATCGACCCGGTCAGCGGCCGCGGCCACGATCCGGAAGGGCTGGTCTCCGCGCTCGGCGCCCTGGCCACGACCTTGCTCGGCCTGCGCGCCGGCGATTGGCTGCGCCGCGGTCAATTGCGCGCGCTGCTGGTGGCCGGCGGCGTGTGCCTCGCCGCGGGCTGGGTGCTGTCGCATGCGCAACCGATCAACAAGAACCTGTGGACGCCGGCCTATGTGCTGTGGGCGGGCGGCTGGTCGTGCTGGATTCTCGCGCTGTTCCATCGCCTGATCGATCGCGCCGGATGGCCGCCGATCGGACGCGCCTTCGGTGTCAACGCGATCGCCGCGTACGGCGGTTCGGCACTGATGTTGTATGCGCTGATCGGATTGGGCTGGCTGGAACCGGTCTATCGCCACGGCTTCGCCGACTGGATGACGCCGCGCTTCGGTCCCTACCTGCCGTCGCTGGCGTTCGCGCTGGCCTTCGTCGCGCTGTGGTGGGCGGTGGTCAAGCTGCTCGATGCCCGGCGCATTTACTTCAAGATTTAA
- a CDS encoding chemotaxis protein CheW yields MSNENQTSGSAGDASASAQTDIRGVLIQVGGARLLLPNATIAEVLSFAPPAPIEGAPRWLLGQTRWRGWTLPLIAFGELSGLAREPGGLGSKVVVLKALSAASRLPYFALLTQGFPRLVTVAADSLTLEGREGDVLPHGVQARVRLNDDAALLPDLEAVEAMIGEALAQAA; encoded by the coding sequence ATGTCGAACGAAAATCAAACCAGCGGTTCCGCGGGCGACGCCTCGGCGTCCGCCCAGACCGACATCCGCGGCGTGTTGATCCAGGTCGGCGGCGCCCGTCTGCTGCTGCCCAACGCGACCATCGCCGAGGTGCTGTCGTTCGCGCCGCCCGCGCCGATCGAAGGCGCGCCGCGCTGGCTGCTCGGCCAGACCCGCTGGCGCGGTTGGACCTTGCCGCTGATCGCGTTCGGCGAACTGTCCGGACTGGCGCGCGAACCCGGCGGCCTGGGCAGCAAGGTGGTCGTGCTCAAGGCGCTCAGCGCCGCCTCGCGCCTGCCGTATTTCGCCCTGCTGACCCAGGGCTTCCCGCGCCTGGTCACGGTGGCCGCCGACAGCCTGACCCTGGAAGGCCGCGAAGGCGATGTGCTGCCGCACGGCGTGCAGGCGCGCGTGCGCCTCAACGACGATGCCGCGCTGCTGCCCGACCTGGAAGCGGTCGAGGCGATGATCGGCGAAGCGCTCGCGCAAGCGGCGTGA
- a CDS encoding chemotaxis protein CheB, giving the protein MAEAERRVVLLARAGVACERLRGALMEAGANLVLEGDPTVLDPAALDSADPDVVVVVLDPAAEDALDRFENVLIDPSIEVIFEEAELAASREGWDAARWARHLSAKLNRHDDVLPPGREPEPESVPVLVADGFQRPQSDTSPLAQEPVAADVGLVPLQQVEASEASQFGEIEEIEAVEAFEAESFDAGDAATDDFRSSPATSAPAFDAGSVEPASDSSSFAAAEQLAELARVAPTGSAGDRILSEPPPLPDEAREFFARQALGTAVPGGDTDLIEIDAYPADGAVEEVTAQPAAFDDKRVSDFDFEGLTLEATDKQSAVPGEAQPYSPAVDQWVEADHVDTGLPALDEAGLGDLEVWRAPAPDQMQELVDLDASFAVEGARIDFDASHRDATPIAPIDFDDGRGERRDGGAENFTFESGMDFDLSTEAAPLVDRIPVASAPAVPDWSFSDEASLVSAATGQSGAHGAASMGKHDLDEIERRISGLELVDDRLPASTRSGAVLVLAGIGGPDAVRQLLGALPENFDRPVLVQQRLDGGRYDRLVAQMQRATSVLVKLAEPGSRTIDGVIYILPAGVGIEATDNGIQFVEGGDVLEALPASDSAVLLFSGADPGQVDAAMKLSAHGALIAGQAPDGCYDAAAASAAIARGAGHGQPADLAAKLAARWSRQSPI; this is encoded by the coding sequence ATGGCTGAAGCAGAACGTCGCGTAGTGTTGTTGGCGCGAGCCGGCGTCGCCTGTGAGCGCCTGCGCGGCGCGCTGATGGAAGCCGGCGCGAACCTGGTGCTGGAAGGCGATCCGACCGTACTCGATCCGGCCGCGCTGGATTCGGCCGATCCGGACGTGGTCGTGGTCGTGCTCGATCCGGCCGCCGAAGACGCGCTGGACCGGTTCGAAAACGTGCTGATCGATCCTTCGATCGAAGTGATCTTCGAGGAGGCCGAACTGGCCGCCTCGCGCGAAGGCTGGGACGCGGCGCGCTGGGCGCGCCACCTCAGCGCCAAGCTCAACCGTCACGACGACGTGCTGCCGCCGGGCCGCGAGCCGGAGCCCGAATCGGTGCCCGTGCTGGTCGCCGACGGGTTCCAGCGTCCGCAGTCCGATACCTCGCCGCTGGCGCAGGAACCGGTGGCGGCCGATGTCGGCCTGGTGCCGTTGCAGCAGGTCGAAGCGTCGGAGGCATCGCAATTCGGCGAGATCGAGGAAATCGAAGCGGTCGAGGCCTTCGAAGCGGAAAGCTTCGACGCGGGCGATGCCGCAACGGACGATTTCCGCTCCAGCCCGGCGACTTCCGCGCCGGCCTTCGATGCTGGCTCCGTCGAACCCGCGTCCGATTCTTCTTCCTTCGCCGCCGCCGAACAGCTCGCCGAACTGGCCCGCGTCGCGCCGACCGGCTCGGCCGGCGACCGCATCCTGTCCGAACCGCCGCCGCTGCCCGACGAAGCGCGCGAGTTCTTCGCCCGTCAGGCGCTCGGCACCGCCGTGCCGGGCGGCGACACCGATCTCATCGAGATCGACGCCTATCCGGCCGACGGCGCGGTCGAAGAAGTGACCGCGCAGCCGGCGGCGTTCGACGACAAGCGCGTTTCGGATTTCGATTTCGAAGGCCTCACCCTGGAAGCGACCGACAAGCAGTCGGCGGTGCCGGGCGAGGCGCAGCCCTATTCGCCGGCGGTGGACCAGTGGGTTGAGGCCGACCACGTCGACACCGGACTGCCCGCGCTCGACGAAGCCGGCCTGGGCGATCTGGAAGTGTGGCGCGCGCCGGCGCCGGACCAGATGCAGGAACTGGTCGATCTGGATGCCTCGTTCGCCGTCGAAGGCGCGCGCATCGATTTCGACGCGAGCCATCGCGATGCGACGCCGATCGCGCCGATCGATTTCGACGACGGCCGCGGCGAACGCCGCGACGGCGGCGCGGAAAATTTCACCTTCGAATCCGGCATGGATTTCGACCTGAGCACCGAAGCGGCGCCGCTGGTCGATCGCATCCCGGTCGCGTCGGCGCCGGCGGTGCCGGATTGGTCCTTCAGCGACGAGGCCAGCCTGGTCAGCGCCGCCACCGGCCAGAGCGGCGCGCATGGCGCGGCCTCGATGGGCAAGCACGATTTGGACGAAATCGAACGGCGCATCTCCGGCCTGGAACTGGTCGATGACCGCTTGCCGGCTTCGACCCGCAGCGGCGCGGTGCTGGTGCTCGCCGGCATCGGCGGCCCCGACGCGGTGCGTCAGTTGCTCGGCGCGCTGCCGGAAAATTTCGATCGTCCGGTGCTGGTGCAGCAACGCCTCGACGGCGGCCGTTACGACAGGCTGGTCGCGCAGATGCAGCGCGCGACCTCGGTACTGGTCAAGCTCGCCGAACCGGGCTCGCGCACCATCGACGGGGTGATCTACATCCTGCCGGCGGGCGTGGGCATCGAAGCGACCGACAACGGAATCCAGTTCGTGGAAGGCGGCGACGTGCTCGAGGCGCTGCCCGCGTCCGACAGCGCGGTGCTGTTGTTCAGCGGCGCCGATCCGGGCCAGGTCGATGCGGCGATGAAGCTGTCCGCGCACGGTGCGCTGATCGCAGGCCAGGCGCCCGACGGCTGCTACGACGCGGCCGCCGCCAGCGCGGCGATCGCGCGCGGCGCCGGTCACGGCCAGCCAGCCGATCTGGCGGCCAAGCTGGCGGCGCGCTGGTCCAGGCAAAGCCCGATCTGA